A window of the bacterium genome harbors these coding sequences:
- the rpmC gene encoding 50S ribosomal protein L29, with product MKRYELKELTPADLERRLKDLMEEYQNFRFQHATRQLDNPLRLRMIRRDIARLKTVLQEYRTGRRAPREATR from the coding sequence ATGAAAAGGTATGAGTTGAAAGAATTGACCCCGGCGGATTTGGAACGCCGGCTCAAAGATCTGATGGAAGAGTATCAAAATTTCCGCTTTCAGCACGCAACGCGGCAGCTCGACAATCCCCTGCGCTTGCGCATGATTCGTCGCGACATCGCGCGCTTGAAGACGGTTTTGCAAGAATACCGCACGGGCCGGCGCGCCCCGCGCGAGGCCACCCGATAA
- the rpsQ gene encoding 30S ribosomal protein S17, with protein sequence MENTATAATSRNQRKTKIGKVISNKMNKSIVVSVERLVRHPLYKKYFKQTSKFMAHDEGNSAGVGDTVLIMETRPLSKQKRWRLVEVLEKAK encoded by the coding sequence ATGGAAAACACCGCGACTGCTGCAACCTCCCGAAATCAGCGCAAGACCAAGATCGGCAAGGTGATCAGCAACAAGATGAACAAGAGCATTGTCGTCAGCGTCGAACGTCTGGTGCGGCATCCGCTCTACAAAAAGTATTTCAAGCAGACTTCCAAGTTCATGGCGCATGATGAGGGTAATAGCGCCGGCGTCGGCGATACCGTCTTGATCATGGAGACGCGCCCGCTGAGCAAACAGAAACGATGGCGGCTGGTCGAGGTTCTGGAAAAGGCCAAGTAA
- the rplN gene encoding 50S ribosomal protein L14, producing the protein MVQEYTRLNVADNTGAKKVMCIRVMGGSKRRYGSVGDIIVVAVKSAAPGGSIKKGDISHAVIVRTKREVRRKDGSYIRFDENAAVLINEEKEPKGTRIFGPVARELRDKQYMKIISLAPEVL; encoded by the coding sequence ATGGTACAAGAATACACGCGACTCAACGTCGCCGACAATACCGGAGCCAAGAAAGTCATGTGCATCCGGGTGATGGGCGGCAGCAAGCGCCGGTACGGTTCGGTGGGCGATATCATTGTGGTCGCCGTCAAATCGGCGGCGCCCGGCGGCTCGATCAAGAAGGGTGACATCAGCCATGCCGTCATCGTGCGCACCAAGCGCGAAGTTCGCCGCAAGGACGGCTCGTACATCCGCTTTGACGAAAATGCAGCGGTCTTGATCAACGAAGAAAAAGAGCCCAAGGGCACGCGCATCTTCGGGCCGGTGGCGCGCGAGCTGCGCGACAAACAGTACATGAAGATCATTTCGCTGGCGCCGGAAGTGTTGTGA
- the rplX gene encoding 50S ribosomal protein L24 encodes MRIRKNDIVVVISGDHRGRQGKVLKVYPEKNRVIVEGVNLIKRHTRPSQRNQQGGIIEKEAPLHVSNVMLIDPKLGVPTRIGIQTINNSSKTSRNRVRVAKKSGEIIVEAKVK; translated from the coding sequence ATGAGAATTCGCAAGAATGACATCGTGGTGGTGATCAGCGGCGATCACCGGGGCCGGCAGGGCAAGGTGCTGAAGGTTTACCCCGAGAAGAATCGCGTGATCGTGGAGGGGGTCAATCTGATCAAGCGGCACACCCGGCCCAGCCAGCGCAACCAGCAGGGCGGGATCATCGAAAAGGAAGCCCCGCTGCACGTGTCGAACGTGATGTTGATCGACCCGAAGCTCGGGGTTCCGACGCGAATCGGCATTCAGACCATCAACAACTCCAGCAAGACTTCCCGGAATCGGGTTCGCGTTGCCAAGAAGAGTGGTGAGATCATTGTCGAAGCGAAGGTGAAGTAA
- the rplE gene encoding 50S ribosomal protein L5: MAEKSKTSAPAKGKAKAKGEGAAKAAAAESKGGKQPQEKLPSDYVPGLLQTYRKEIVPALQKRFNYANPMQVPRLAKITINMGVGDAVDDQKYLDAAVSDMEIITGQKPIVTRAKKSISNFKLRQNMAIGCMVTLRRWRMYEFLERFISIAVPRIRDFRGLPEKAFDGFGNYSIGVKEQIIFPEINYDKVTKIRGMNITFVTTAKSDEEAYELLSGFGMPFRRK; encoded by the coding sequence ATGGCAGAGAAGTCCAAAACCAGCGCGCCCGCGAAAGGCAAAGCCAAAGCCAAAGGCGAAGGCGCTGCCAAGGCCGCTGCGGCCGAGAGCAAGGGCGGCAAGCAACCGCAGGAGAAGCTGCCGTCCGATTATGTCCCCGGGTTGCTGCAGACGTACCGCAAGGAAATCGTGCCGGCCCTGCAAAAGCGGTTCAACTATGCCAATCCGATGCAGGTGCCGCGGCTCGCGAAGATCACCATCAACATGGGCGTGGGTGACGCCGTTGACGACCAGAAATATCTTGATGCGGCGGTGAGCGACATGGAGATCATCACCGGGCAGAAGCCGATCGTGACGCGCGCCAAGAAGTCGATCTCGAACTTCAAGCTGCGCCAGAACATGGCGATCGGCTGCATGGTGACCCTGCGGCGCTGGCGCATGTACGAGTTTCTGGAGCGCTTCATTTCGATCGCCGTGCCGCGCATTCGTGATTTCCGCGGTCTGCCGGAAAAGGCCTTTGACGGCTTCGGCAACTACTCCATCGGCGTGAAGGAGCAGATCATTTTCCCGGAAATCAACTACGACAAAGTCACCAAAATTCGCGGCATGAACATCACGTTTGTGACGACCGCCAAGTCCGACGAGGAAGCCTATGAGCTGCTGTCGGGTTTTGGCATGCCCTTCCGACGCAAGTAG